Genomic window (Campylobacter concisus):
GGCGAGATAACGCCAAATTTAAACAACAATAATCCCGTCACGGGGCTTGACTACGACGCGGCAAGCGGAAGCTTCTTGCTCGGTACGCTAAAATTCGAGCTCTACGAAATGGACGGCGAACTAAAAACCGTAAAAAACTATCTACGAAGCACACCCGATTGGATAATCCAAATGGAGGAGACCGTCGCAGCGAGTTTTTTTAAAGGCTCGGTAGGGCTCATGAGCTATAATAAAACCTATGAGTTTTTCAAACCCGCACCGAATCAAAGTAAAGAGGAAGCGAACAAAGCGTGGCGCTATCTGCACGACGGATACGAAAATTTCACGCTCGATTTCAAGGACCGCTACTCCACTGTGCGCGCCAAACAGCAGTATATCCTAAGCTGGGATCACTCGGACTTTTACGGCGAGTTTTTCATCGCGAGCGTGCCCGATGACATCAAGCAAAGCTGGAGCGTGGCGAGCTTTAGTGACGCCGATAATCTGCTCTCGACCGAGTTCGTGCCGAGCTTCGATGAGGCTCTCGGCGTAAAGGACGGCAGGGATATAAACGACTACTATATCACGGGTATGGATGCGAGCGGCGAGTTTGTTTATCTACTCTCGAAGCAATACTCAAGTATCCTAAAGCTTGATCCGCGCAGCAGAAAGATCGTGGAGATTTATAGCTTTGAAGGCGCGAGCGATGCCCATGCGCTAGCCATCAAGGACGATAAATTTTACATCGCGACGAGAGAAAACAGAGCGAATAAAATTTTCGTTTTTGAGAGGTGAATTTAAGCCGTCTTTGGGGCGGCTTTTATTTCTTTAATTTCTGCAAAAAATCAATATCTTTATTGCTGTTTCTTTTTTTGAAGCTTTCTAGAATTTTCTTTTCGACTTCCGGCGACCAATATATTTGTAGATTTTCCTTCGCTCTGGTTATTGCTGTATAAAAAATATTATGCGTTATCATTTCATCAACTTCGCTACTTATTACTACTTTTACGGTTTTGTATTCCAAGCCCTGTGCTTTATGAATTGAAATGGCGTATGCCACATGGAACGGCACGATAGTTTCTTCATCATTATTTTCAGGATTCCCCTCCTCATCAGCCGTTCCGTATTGATTAACATAAAATTTTATCACTGATTTATCGCTATTCTCCAATAACTCAAAATCATACTTTTGTGCATCTAGTCCAGTTATTGATTTTTCAAGTTCGATGCTAAACCAAATTCGTTTTTCTACAAGCTCAATATTAACAATTTTTCCTTTCATATTATTGTAAATAAGCGGTTTAAATCTTTCTATCTCATTAAACAAAATGGGATCGCCGATCTTATATCTATGAAGACCCCATTCTACAGCTTTTGCTTTATTGGTTTCTTGTAAAATAGTATTTAGGTTATTAATACCATATAATCCATCGTAATTAAGACATAAAACAATCTCATCATCACTAGCTTCAAAACTTAAATCTTCTAATTTTTGCGAATAGCTTTCTCTTTGTAAAATTTCACTAATACAATCACCAAAACTTCTTACTTCATCCCAAAGCTTTAAAAGTTTTTTATCTTTTGTTCTATATGTTTTTTCAAGTTTAAAGGCTACTTTCCCAATAAAATTAGGAGCGATTTTAAACCAATTTCCAAAAGATATTGCCTCTATCTGATATACATCCCCTACTAAAAGAATGAGCCCAAATTCTACTTTGTTTAGTGCTTTTTGCATATCGTCATTGCTTATAGTGCTACACTCATCGATAATTAAAATATCGCATTTTGTATTTTTGCTCGCTATTAATTTAGCAACCGTTTTAAATTCGCTATTTGAATCTGCAAAAATACGTCTTTTTAAATTATCTATCGCAGTATTTGTATTGGCTAAAAATATTTTACTATTTTCTTTAAAAAATTGTGATACGTAATCGATTAAAGTCGTTTTACCAGTACCGGCTGCTCCATAAATTAAAGCAACTTTTGATTTCTCAAATAGATTAATAACAATATTTTCTTTTTCTTTATCATCAATTAGCGTCGAATTTTTCTTTATCCACTCTTTTACAGAATTTGAATAGTTTTGAATACCGCTCTGTGTCAATTTGTCAAGCCCATCAATAATTTCGATAGATTTTTCGACATATTCTTTGATATAAAAGTAACTTTGAAATTCCTCAATTCTCCTACCAGTATGCCCTTTTGGATTCTTTTCGTTTCCTGTCCATAATTTTGAGTTAAATTGAGATCTTAGATTATCTATATTGTTGAAATTAAATTCCTTTTTATCAACAAACAGGCTTCCACTATTTTCAATCCTACTTTTTACTGCTCTAGCAAATAATTCATGTTCTCTTCCACTTGTATCTATACATTCTAACAAATCATAAAAGTTAGGATTGTGATTTATTAAAGAT
Coding sequences:
- a CDS encoding ATP-dependent DNA helicase, with amino-acid sequence MDFEDQILRTCENIDKNLANNKLCDERGFVSQAILSQLRNLVEYIFQKIHSGEEKIDTNEYQQTINENAIKYIKSKGGNFTFLIRFHNFLDKSVSHYTLTENSSERLMLKYFMYLVECKNFLRERYKIEVLRNLDKFPLNLDKKFMEYYEKIAEKLENQGILNNYYKENGVYYITKIKPFIVKGQIYYEVTFVNAVDNFSKFDKLIAFCKFRIFDNYAVNLWIRNENIEILNKSLQVKIIDSWEVSIRPAELQNFGKIFECSQKINRTSEYKELMRFLTRKKISLVDLIDSYDYQDIKRNIISKGQVSHIFDILDKAKAVTEDGRNTIRYLLHNLRNQVIKKQLPNNEDRCLSNLELNSKCLPFEQMPFATSLINHNPNFYDLLECIDTSGREHELFARAVKSRIENSGSLFVDKKEFNFNNIDNLRSQFNSKLWTGNEKNPKGHTGRRIEEFQSYFYIKEYVEKSIEIIDGLDKLTQSGIQNYSNSVKEWIKKNSTLIDDKEKENIVINLFEKSKVALIYGAAGTGKTTLIDYVSQFFKENSKIFLANTNTAIDNLKRRIFADSNSEFKTVAKLIASKNTKCDILIIDECSTISNDDMQKALNKVEFGLILLVGDVYQIEAISFGNWFKIAPNFIGKVAFKLEKTYRTKDKKLLKLWDEVRSFGDCISEILQRESYSQKLEDLSFEASDDEIVLCLNYDGLYGINNLNTILQETNKAKAVEWGLHRYKIGDPILFNEIERFKPLIYNNMKGKIVNIELVEKRIWFSIELEKSITGLDAQKYDFELLENSDKSVIKFYVNQYGTADEEGNPENNDEETIVPFHVAYAISIHKAQGLEYKTVKVVISSEVDEMITHNIFYTAITRAKENLQIYWSPEVEKKILESFKKRNSNKDIDFLQKLKK